The following proteins come from a genomic window of Lolium rigidum isolate FL_2022 chromosome 5, APGP_CSIRO_Lrig_0.1, whole genome shotgun sequence:
- the LOC124657005 gene encoding aspartic proteinase nepenthesin-2-like, with amino-acid sequence MKQALVALALPLLLAASLYASAPADSTAAFAGDPDPLFTPGASSSYEPMRCSGQLCGEILHHACQRPDTCTYRYNYGDGTTTLGVYATERFTFSSSSGERVSALLGFGCGSMNIGSLNNGSGIVGFGRNPLSLVSQMSIRRFSYCLTPYASARKSTLMFGSLAAGVYDDANGHEAPAEHEGARRGRLRPFVRCSSRSMRTTSKPLSAVGPARIHHPNT; translated from the exons ATGAAGCAAGCATTGGTGGCGCTAGCCTtgccgctgctcctcgcggcgtCGCTCTACGCTTCCGCGCCGGCGGACAGTACCGCGGCCTTCGCCGGAGAC CCGGACCCGCTCTTCACCCCGGGCGCGTCGTCGTCGTACGAGCCCATGCGGTGCTCGGGCCAGCTCTGCGGCGAGATCCTGCACCACGCCTGCCAGAGGCCCGACACCTGCACCTACCGCTACAACTACGGCGACGGGACCACCACGCTGGGCGTCTACGCCACCGAGCGGTTCACCTTCTCGTCGTCGTCCGGCGAGAGGGTGAGTGCCCTGCTCGGGTTCGGCTGCGGCAGCATGAACATCGGCAGCCTCAACAACGGCTCCGGCATCGTCGGCTTCGGGCGGAACCCGCTCTCGCTCGTGTCGCAGATGTCCATCCGCCGCTTCTCCTACTGCCTCACGCCCTACGCCAGCGCCAGGAAGAGCACCCTCATGTTCGGCTCGCTCGCCGCGGGCGTTTACGACGACGCCAATGGCCACGAGGCTCCTGCAGAACATGAGGGTGCTCGCCGCGGGCGTTTACGACCTTTCGTGCGCTGCAGCTCGCGTTCGATGCGCACCACGTCCAAACCTTTATCGGCGGTTGGACCCGCGCGGATCCATCATCCAAACACCTGA